The Candidatus Omnitrophota bacterium genome includes the window CTATTTGCGCAAGCTGGTGTATAAGGGAGCGGAAGAACGCTACAAAGATGTAACCCAGGAACTCCGGGATCGCATCGAGCGGGAATTGAAAGTCATCATCGACTCCGATTTCACCGGCTATTTTCTCATCGTCTGGGATTACATCCATTTCGCCCGCCAGGCGGGAATCACCGTCGGTCCCGGACGCGGTTCCGCCGCCGGTTCGGTCGTGGCCTATTGCCTTTATATCACCGACATCGATCCCTTACTCTATGGCTTGCTTTTCGAGCGCTTCCTCAATCCCGAACGCATCTCCCCTCCCGATATCGATACGGACTTTTCCGACAAGCGCCGCGACGAGGTCATCCGCTACGTTCAAGGAAAATACGGCAAGGATCGCGTCGCCCAGATCGCCACTTTCGGAACCATTGGCGCCAAGAACGCCGTGCGCGACGTGGCGCGCGTTTTGGGATTGCCCGCCGCCGAGGGCGATAAAATCTCCAAATTGATTCCCGACGGCTTAGGCGTTACCCTGGAACAAGCTTTGAACGATGTTCCCGAATTGCGCCGCCTGCGGGATCAGGATGCCGTGCATCAGGAGTTGTTCCGCCATGCCTTGAAAGTGGAGGGGATGACGCGCAACACCTCCACTCACGCCGCCGGAGTTATCATCGCTCCCGACGATCTGCGCAAGTTCACGCCTTTAATGCGCGGCGCCAATAAAGAAACGGATGTCTCCACGCAATACGAAATGAAAAGCCTGGAAGCCATCGGCCTGCTGAAGATGGACTTCCTTGGCTTGAAGAACCTTTCCGTCATCGACGGCGCAGTGGAAAGCATCCGGGAGCGGCGGGACCCCCAGTTTGACATTTCTAAAATCCCGATGGACGATCCCATAACTTTCGAACTGCTGGGAAAGGGACGAACCAACGGCGTATTCCAATTGGAATCGACGGGGATGAAAGACATTCTCATCCGCCTAAAGCCAGAAACCTTCAGCGATATCATCGCCCTCTTGGCGCTCTACCGTCCGGGACCGTTGGGCAGCGGCATGGTGGACGATTTTATCAAGCGCAAGCGCGGCGAAGCAAAGATTTTATACGATCACCCCTCGCTGGAACCGATTCTAAAGGAGACCTACGGCATCATCCTCTATCAGGAACAGGTCATGCAGATCGCCAACGTCATCGCTGGCTTCACGCTGGGACAAGCGGACATCATGCGCCGGGCGATGGGCAAGAAAAAAGTCGAACTTCTGAACAAGATGGAATCCGATTTCTATGACGGCGCTAAGAAGAACAACGTCGATAAATCCATCGCACAGCGCTTATGGAGCCTGATCTTTCAATTCGCCGGATACGGATTCAACAAATCGCACAGCGCCGCCTACGCCATCGTTACCTACCGCACGGCTTACTTGAAAGCGCATTATCCCGCCGAGTTTCAAGCCTCCCTTTTGACTACGGATATGAACGATACCAACAAGGTGGTCAAGTATATCAACGAGTGCAACGATTCGGGAATCCCCGTCCTGCCGCCGGATATCAATCAGTCCAAAGAAAACTTCACGGCGACGGACGCTGGCATCCGTTTCGGCCTGTTGGCGATCAAAGGCGTCGGCGCCAACGCTGTGCGCTGCATCATCCGCGATCGGGAAAAACGCAGCGAATACAAATCCATCTTCGATTTTTGCGAAAGGGCGGAAGCGGGCGTCGTCAGCAAATCTTTACTAGAAGCGTTGATCCGTTCCGGCACGTTCGATTCGCTGGGATACAACCGCGCCACGCTGCTGGCGGCCTATCCCGGCGCCTTGGAGCGGGCGCAGGGAATCCTCCACGACAAAGCGGTCGGCCAGGATTCGCTTTTCGGCGAGATTGAAGACGAACTCCCACCGCTGACGGAGAAGCTGGAAATTCTGCCGGAATTGAATAAATCGGAAATTCTGCAATTTGAAAAATCGCTGCTGGGGCGGTATCTTTCCGGCCATCCGCTGGCAGACTACGCAACGGAATTAGCCCTCTTCGCCAAGGATCAGGCGGGCGAACTGATGGAGAAAGAAGAATTAGGCAAAGTTCAACTCGCCGGGATTCTGACCGAATTGAAGAAAAAGAAAACCAAGAACGGCGACCGCATGGCGATTGCGGTGCTCGAAGACCGCAGCGGTTCGGTGGAAGTAGCGATCATGCCCAATATGTTGGAGAAGCGCGAAGATATCCTGCAAGAAGACGCCATATTGATCGTGGAAGGATTGGCCAGCCTGCGCGGCGACCAAATTTCCGTACGCGCCGACCGCATCTTCACGCTGGAGGAAGGCTGGAAGCAATATGTGCGCGAGCTGCGCG containing:
- the dnaE gene encoding DNA polymerase III subunit alpha is translated as MPNSSFVHLHVHSEYSLLDGACRIKGLIDQAKKFNMTHLALTDHGVMHGSLEFYQQAVKAGVQPIVGVEAYVTAGSRFDRKGGRDADIDDTSDRSNFHLVLLAKNETGYKNLLQLTSLAQLEGFYYKPRIDHEALEEFSAGLIGLTACLKGEIPSFMMDGQYEQAKKLAEKYLKIFGEGNFYLEVQSNGLDLQKKVNEAMRVLSNDLSIPLAATADVHYLKPEDAATQDCLICIGTKKTLNDPNRLKISTKELYFMPGETIAEKLPDYLDAVENTVRIAQLCQLELKYDGSKLIMPNYEIPKEEESYVGYLRKLVYKGAEERYKDVTQELRDRIERELKVIIDSDFTGYFLIVWDYIHFARQAGITVGPGRGSAAGSVVAYCLYITDIDPLLYGLLFERFLNPERISPPDIDTDFSDKRRDEVIRYVQGKYGKDRVAQIATFGTIGAKNAVRDVARVLGLPAAEGDKISKLIPDGLGVTLEQALNDVPELRRLRDQDAVHQELFRHALKVEGMTRNTSTHAAGVIIAPDDLRKFTPLMRGANKETDVSTQYEMKSLEAIGLLKMDFLGLKNLSVIDGAVESIRERRDPQFDISKIPMDDPITFELLGKGRTNGVFQLESTGMKDILIRLKPETFSDIIALLALYRPGPLGSGMVDDFIKRKRGEAKILYDHPSLEPILKETYGIILYQEQVMQIANVIAGFTLGQADIMRRAMGKKKVELLNKMESDFYDGAKKNNVDKSIAQRLWSLIFQFAGYGFNKSHSAAYAIVTYRTAYLKAHYPAEFQASLLTTDMNDTNKVVKYINECNDSGIPVLPPDINQSKENFTATDAGIRFGLLAIKGVGANAVRCIIRDREKRSEYKSIFDFCERAEAGVVSKSLLEALIRSGTFDSLGYNRATLLAAYPGALERAQGILHDKAVGQDSLFGEIEDELPPLTEKLEILPELNKSEILQFEKSLLGRYLSGHPLADYATELALFAKDQAGELMEKEELGKVQLAGILTELKKKKTKNGDRMAIAVLEDRSGSVEVAIMPNMLEKREDILQEDAILIVEGLASLRGDQISVRADRIFTLEEGWKQYVRELRVAMTTSTLDEAAVVGLKRILLENSGDIPVFFHVGVPQVGIVEYTLEGFKVRPNRNLMLAIDDLLEKGAASFVGANGNH